Genomic window (Candidatus Melainabacteria bacterium):
GAGTTTCATCAAAGACAGCCTTTTCACCGCCTGCCAGGATTGTCAAAGTCCCCTCTCTGGCTCCGACATCTCCACCTGTGACCGGAGCATCAAGAAATCGCAAACCGGCTGAGCCCAATCCATCGTAGAGTTTTACCGCCGCCGCCTTTCCAATGGTCGTCATATCAACAACAATCGCATTGGCGGGCGCATACTTTTTGACATCGCCGAGCAGCACTTGCTCAACATCAGGCACATCGCCCAGGCAGGAGAAAATGTAACCAGCATTGGAGACGGCAGCTTGTACAGACTCAGCGACTTGAATACCAGCGTCCTTCACCGCCTGAACGCCGGGACGAGCCAGAGTACGATTCCAACCGACTACGTCGAATCCGTGCTTACGGAAATTGAGCGCCATAGAAGAGCCCATGATGCCCAGACCCAGATAAGCAATTTTTTGCGGCTTTTGATTCGACATAACACCTCCGAAACAAGTACGTGCTTCAATGACTTGCACATCCGAAAAATCCACGGATTCGGCGCCCAGCCGCAATTGCTCGAACGACAAGCCCTGTGAAGCCCTAAATTATCGGACAAGTGCAGATGGAGATGGTTTTGATAAACACACATCAGTGAGAAATCTTCATATGGCAGCGGCAATCGTGGTTTAACTTGCATTTGCCAGGGAATTTCGGTATACAACAATCAGAGGTCTTGACATTGGACTTGGTCGCCCCGCCATCTATAAACAAAGTAATCGCGGCACTCGCGTGCTTGCCGATCTTTTGCTTGAGCGCCGAAGCAGCTGAGCGAAAAGCGGTAGTGCGAGTGACGACCGGCTCAGTGCAGATAAACAACTGGCAGCATCATCTGGTCAAGAACAACCCAAATCTCGGGCACTGGCACTGGAATCCGATTTATGCCAACGTGCAAGGGTTGAAGACGGTGCGGGCAAACTCGGGACCCGATCGCTTCCACCGCCGCTCGGGTCCGGCACAGCTGCATCCAAACGTTACTGTGACTCAGATCGTGCCGCGGTCGAAATCCGTTTATCAGCGCCCCAATCACATTCCATTCAATCTGACCCGACCACCGCAAACAAATGTCGCCGCTAATCTGAGAGCTCCTGACGTCAGCGCCAGACTGGCTAATCGTGATGTCAGCGCCAGACTCGGTAATCGTGATGTCAGCGCCACCTTACGAAACAACCAGGTGAACGGGCAACTGGCGAATCGCGATGTCAGCGCCACCCTGACACAAAATAGAACCAATGCCAGTCTCGCCAATCGCAATGTCAGCGGCGAACTCCTGCCGGCACCACCACAACCAGTCGCACCGGCACCACCGCGTGTGGCGACTTATGGACAGACATACGGCGGCGACGACTTCGCACGCATATCAGGAAGCGGCAATCGCGTCGAGAAAAGTTCGGTCTATGGCAGAATCGCCATGCCCAAGAAGAGCAAGGGTAAGAAAACGACCGCGTCGAGCAGCATCAATTATTAGCTGATTAGACCTTCGAAAGCACTTGCACTTTTGACAGAGCGGTCTCGATGTCCTTAATCAAGTCATCTTGATCTTCGATGCCCACTGACAAACGAACCAATCCATCAACGATGCCGCGGGCCTCCCGCACATCTTTAGGAATTGAAGCGTGAGTCATGGTAGCTGGATGACCGATCAAACTTTCCACACCGCCCAGACTCTCAGCCAGCGAAAAGAGCTTCGTTCCATCGAGGAATGTTTTGGCATTTTGCAAGCCGCCTTTAACGACGACTGACACCATGCCGCCAAAACCACGCATCTGCTTTTTAGCAAGTTCGTGTTGAGGATGCGAAGTCAGCCCTGGATAAATGACCTTTTCGATAGCCGGGTGTTTCTCGAGGAATTTGGCAATCGCCATGGCATTGCTTTCATGTGCTTTCATGCGTACTGCAAGCGTCTTCAAGCCACGCAAGACGAGCCAGCAATCAAAAGGACCAGGAGTAGCGCCGACTGCATTTTGATGAAATCGCAGCGTCTCATGATACTTATCATTATTCGTGATCGCGCATCCACCCACCACATCACTGTGCCCACCCAGATACTTCGTAGTACTGTGCACGACGATATCAGCGCCCAGACTGAGCGGGTTTTGCAGATATGGACTGGCAAAAGTGTTATCAACCACGGCGATGATATCCGCACCGTTTTTGGTGGCTCTAATAGCTTTCACCAGAGCCTGGATATCGATCAACTGCAGCATTGGATTCGTAGGAGTTTCCAGCCACAACATCTTAGTGTTCGGCTTCACGGCGGCTTCTACATTCTTGACGTCACGTCCGTCGACGAAGTCGAAACTCAACCCATAACGTCTGAAGACTTTGTCGAACAAACGATAGGTGCCGCCATAGACATCGTCGCAGACCACGACATGGTCGCCTGCGGATAGCAGTGTCATGACGGTAGCTGTGGCAGCCAATCCTGAGCCGAAACAGAGACCGTGCTTTCCGTCTTCCAACGAGGCGAGACACTCTTCCAGCGAACTGCGCGTAGGATTTTGAGTGCGTGCATACTCAAAACCCTTATGCTTGCCCAACTCATCCTGCACATATGTGGAGGTCTGAAAAATGGGCGTGATGATCGCTCCAGTACTTGGGTCCGGTGCTTGACCAACGTGAATCGCCTTCGTTGAGAACTTCATTTTATGCTCCTAAATGGGCTTTTTCAGCCTTATGTTTTCTCTCTTCTTTTGTTGCCAGATTGTCGCCCGACCCAATCTTTTCACGTAAGTGAGACATGATGTCGAACTTAGTCAGCACGCCTTTGGCTTTGTTATCTTTGGTGATCACCACCATAGCATTGCCCAATCTAAATGACTTATAGATCTGATCGATTTCGGAGTTAACATCAAATTGAGGGAAGGGTCGTCCCATTACAGATCCGACTGTTGTTTTAGCCGGGTCTTTTCGTTCGTAGACAACCTGCATGGCGATGACATCGTTGATATGTCCGACGTTGCGACCATCTTCAGTAACGACCGGCAGCTGGTCGATACCATGTTGCTCCATGGCATTGATAGTCTGCTGAATCGTATCTTCAGGATGAACGACGATAAGCGGGGAGATCTTGCCGCGCCCTTTCTTTCGTTCAAGCAAGTCTGATGCCAGATAGCTGTACTCAGGCGCAGGCAAGAAGCCATTTTCGCGCATCCACTCGTCTGAATACATTTTGCTCAGGTAACCGCGTCCGCCATCGGGCAAAAGCACGACGACAACATCTTTCTCTGTCAAATCTTGAGAAATTTTCAAAGCAGCAAAAACGGCGGTTCCACATGAGCCACCGGCAAGAATGCCTTCTTCGCGAGCTAGTCTGCGACCCATAGTGAACGAGTCTTTGTCGCTAACTCGAACGAATTCGTCGATAATCTTAAGCTCCGCATTACGTGGAATAAAGTCTTCGCCGATGCCTTCTACTTTATACGAGCCGGCCAGATCGCCCGAATAAATCGAGCCTTCCGGGTCAACACCGATAATGCGAATATTCGGATTCTTTTCTCTCAGGTAGCGAGCAGTACCAGATATGGTGCCGCCCGTACCCATAGAAGCGACGAAATGAGTGATCTTTCCATCCGTTTGCTCCCAGATCTCAGGACCGGTAGAGAGATAGTGGGCCATCGGATTATTGGGATTGGCGAATTGATTTGGTTGAAACGCCCCGGGGATTTCAGCAGTCAGCTTATTGGCGACCGAGTAGTAGCTCTCGTGCGAGCTGGCTGAAACGCTGGTCGGTACAACAACAACCTCTGCGCCATAAGCGCGCAATAAGTTGATTTTCTCTTGCGCCACTTTGTCTGGAACGACAAGAATGCATCGATAACCTTTCACAGCAGCAATCTGTGCCAGTCCAGTGCCTGTGTTCCCTGATGTCGGTTCGATGATGGTGCCGCCCGGTTTGAGCAA
Coding sequences:
- a CDS encoding NAD(P)-dependent oxidoreductase, yielding MSNQKPQKIAYLGLGIMGSSMALNFRKHGFDVVGWNRTLARPGVQAVKDAGIQVAESVQAAVSNAGYIFSCLGDVPDVEQVLLGDVKKYAPANAIVVDMTTIGKAAAVKLYDGLGSAGLRFLDAPVTGGDVGAREGTLTILAGGEKAVFDETLPLFQAIGKNIIYCGASGSGQAMKLCNQVLCAINMIAVSETFSLADQMHIDKKLLLDSLGNGAGASWALTNLGARITNGDFKPGFTLEHMLKDLRLIDENVEDCNLPGVELARNLFEQAGRLDSEQGFRQGTQAMFRAYESMKP
- a CDS encoding cystathionine gamma-synthase, translated to MKFSTKAIHVGQAPDPSTGAIITPIFQTSTYVQDELGKHKGFEYARTQNPTRSSLEECLASLEDGKHGLCFGSGLAATATVMTLLSAGDHVVVCDDVYGGTYRLFDKVFRRYGLSFDFVDGRDVKNVEAAVKPNTKMLWLETPTNPMLQLIDIQALVKAIRATKNGADIIAVVDNTFASPYLQNPLSLGADIVVHSTTKYLGGHSDVVGGCAITNNDKYHETLRFHQNAVGATPGPFDCWLVLRGLKTLAVRMKAHESNAMAIAKFLEKHPAIEKVIYPGLTSHPQHELAKKQMRGFGGMVSVVVKGGLQNAKTFLDGTKLFSLAESLGGVESLIGHPATMTHASIPKDVREARGIVDGLVRLSVGIEDQDDLIKDIETALSKVQVLSKV
- a CDS encoding cystathionine beta-synthase; protein product: MRTNEGRSDRCYTHFRRIIASALLLYCNGGPLLVKYYNTILETVGSTPLVKLNKITAGLKPLILAKVEVFNPGGSVKDRPSIRMVEEAEKHGLLKPGGTIIEPTSGNTGTGLAQIAAVKGYRCILVVPDKVAQEKINLLRAYGAEVVVVPTSVSASSHESYYSVANKLTAEIPGAFQPNQFANPNNPMAHYLSTGPEIWEQTDGKITHFVASMGTGGTISGTARYLREKNPNIRIIGVDPEGSIYSGDLAGSYKVEGIGEDFIPRNAELKIIDEFVRVSDKDSFTMGRRLAREEGILAGGSCGTAVFAALKISQDLTEKDVVVVLLPDGGRGYLSKMYSDEWMRENGFLPAPEYSYLASDLLERKKGRGKISPLIVVHPEDTIQQTINAMEQHGIDQLPVVTEDGRNVGHINDVIAMQVVYERKDPAKTTVGSVMGRPFPQFDVNSEIDQIYKSFRLGNAMVVITKDNKAKGVLTKFDIMSHLREKIGSGDNLATKEERKHKAEKAHLGA